One genomic region from Terriglobus aquaticus encodes:
- a CDS encoding UbiA family prenyltransferase has translation MLDQVDRNVADTGSVPEGLPAGHEVPLCVDLDGTLVKSDTLVDSILLLARQQPRSPLSWAAWVRQGKAGFKREITSRAVVDVEHLPYNQPLLQFLREEHARGRRIYLATAADIGFAQQVADYIGLFTGVLASDGTLNLAGKNKLAAFQAQFPEGFSYIGNAIPDRTLLQASHQPMVANPHGKLRSAMRRDRVVAHREFLDRRKPVSALLKAIRIHQWAKNTLVFLPLLLAHERGANVVGAAVLAFFALSFCASATYILNDLLDIEADRRHPRKRNRPFAAGDLSPFTGVAVLAVFFVVAVVLALLVPVIYHALPGTLGVHEVLAKPYRFLGWLALYTVTTLTYSFYLKRLALVDVIVLSGLYTVRILAGSAATNIVVSAWLAAFSIFFFLSLAFVKRFGELELMVASNRTKATGRGYGTADIEQLRSFGTSSAFASVVVLTMYISGLADVLYAHPSRLWLLVPVLILWLCRVWLLASRGELHEDPVVYAITDRTSWLLGAISVGIVWSAL, from the coding sequence ATGTTGGATCAAGTAGACAGGAACGTTGCAGATACGGGCTCCGTTCCGGAAGGTTTGCCGGCAGGGCACGAGGTCCCGCTGTGCGTGGACCTGGACGGGACTCTGGTAAAGAGCGACACGCTGGTCGACAGCATCCTTCTGCTGGCGCGGCAGCAGCCCCGGTCACCGCTGTCGTGGGCAGCCTGGGTGCGCCAGGGCAAGGCGGGGTTCAAGCGCGAAATTACCAGCCGCGCCGTGGTTGATGTGGAGCACCTGCCGTATAACCAGCCGCTTCTGCAGTTTCTACGCGAAGAGCATGCGCGGGGCCGTCGCATATACCTGGCCACCGCGGCGGATATCGGATTTGCCCAGCAGGTAGCGGATTACATCGGCCTGTTTACCGGAGTACTGGCGTCGGACGGCACGCTGAACCTGGCCGGTAAGAACAAGCTGGCAGCCTTTCAGGCGCAGTTTCCGGAGGGCTTCTCGTACATTGGCAACGCTATCCCTGACCGAACCCTGCTGCAGGCGAGCCACCAGCCCATGGTGGCGAATCCGCACGGCAAGCTGCGATCGGCCATGCGGCGGGACCGGGTGGTGGCGCACCGGGAGTTCCTGGATAGGCGCAAGCCCGTTAGTGCATTGCTGAAGGCGATTCGCATCCACCAGTGGGCCAAGAACACGCTGGTCTTCCTGCCGTTGCTGCTGGCGCACGAGCGCGGCGCCAACGTTGTGGGTGCGGCGGTGCTGGCCTTCTTTGCGCTGTCGTTCTGCGCCAGCGCTACCTATATCCTGAACGATCTTCTGGATATCGAGGCGGACCGCAGACATCCGCGCAAGCGCAACCGGCCGTTTGCGGCGGGCGACCTGTCCCCGTTTACCGGGGTGGCAGTTCTGGCGGTCTTCTTCGTCGTGGCGGTGGTGCTGGCGCTGCTGGTGCCGGTGATTTATCACGCCTTGCCCGGCACGCTGGGCGTGCACGAGGTGTTGGCGAAGCCCTACCGCTTCCTGGGTTGGCTCGCCCTGTACACGGTGACCACGCTGACGTACTCGTTCTACCTGAAGCGGCTGGCGCTGGTGGATGTGATCGTGCTGAGCGGTCTGTATACCGTCCGCATCCTGGCCGGGTCGGCGGCGACGAACATTGTCGTTTCCGCGTGGCTGGCGGCCTTTTCCATCTTCTTCTTTCTCTCGCTGGCCTTCGTCAAGCGCTTTGGCGAGCTGGAGTTGATGGTGGCGAGCAATCGCACGAAGGCCACCGGCCGCGGATACGGCACCGCCGACATCGAGCAGTTGCGAAGCTTTGGGACCAGCAGCGCCTTTGCGAGCGTGGTGGTCCTGACCATGTACATTAGCGGCCTGGCCGATGTGCTGTATGCACATCCTTCGCGGCTATGGCTTTTGGTACCTGTGCTGATCCTGTGGCTGTGCCGGGTGTGGCTGCTGGCCAGCCGCGGTGAACTGCACGAAGATCCGGTGGTGTACGCGATCACAGACCGAACAAGCTGGCTGCTGGGCGCAATCTCGGTAGGAATCGTTTGGTCCGCGCTGTAG
- a CDS encoding efflux RND transporter periplasmic adaptor subunit, which yields MSPSSPSEHTDRSASAEHPALPAHASPASTGLPDDAAQHPAPGADVAPPPQRRSSWLRVVILLLIIAAAVAFVVYRIRTNKAADQQQASGARAMANRPVPVAYDLVQQRPVPIYLNALGTVTAYNTVTLKSQVNGQITRVNFREGQRVSQGQLLIEIDPRPYQAALAQAQGNLTRDQANAANAQAEAQRYNQLYAAGVVSKEQAQAQESTSGQAVGSLESDRAAIQAARVNLAFTRITSPISGLVGLRQVDIGNVVAANSSTGLVVITQVEPISVIFTLPEDQLPQVFERMKGGRHLTVEAWDRNNVTKLATGSLMTVDNQIDTTTGTAKLKAVFDNHDFALFPNQFVNIRLILETRQNALTIPAAALQTGSKGSFVYVVDMDHPISPDQTQAMANQSDAAGRRSSSSHSSAGSQTNAPSGGASTSGGSGKGGRNGGNSAMRQTSYPVQERVVQVDLTQGTTVVIRNGLRAGERVVTDGEEKLTSTSKVIPRPAQRVDNQQPGNTSSPGMAGVDPRAAQGSGATRLGSQTGTPNANGGSTDGNGQGGQSNQQGSSSGASHP from the coding sequence ATGTCACCGTCCTCGCCCAGCGAGCACACTGATCGGTCTGCCTCCGCTGAGCATCCGGCCCTACCGGCGCATGCCTCTCCTGCCTCCACCGGTCTGCCCGACGACGCCGCCCAGCATCCAGCACCGGGCGCCGATGTCGCGCCGCCTCCCCAGCGCCGCTCGTCCTGGCTACGCGTTGTCATACTCCTGCTGATCATCGCGGCAGCCGTTGCGTTTGTGGTGTATCGCATCCGCACCAACAAGGCGGCGGACCAGCAGCAGGCCTCCGGCGCGCGCGCCATGGCCAATCGGCCCGTGCCCGTTGCCTACGACCTGGTGCAGCAGCGGCCGGTGCCCATCTACCTAAACGCTCTCGGCACGGTCACGGCTTACAACACGGTGACCCTGAAAAGCCAGGTAAACGGCCAGATCACGCGCGTCAACTTCCGCGAAGGCCAGCGCGTCTCGCAGGGCCAGTTGCTGATCGAGATCGATCCCCGGCCCTACCAGGCAGCCCTTGCCCAGGCGCAGGGCAACCTGACTCGTGACCAGGCCAACGCGGCCAACGCCCAGGCAGAGGCGCAACGCTACAACCAACTCTACGCCGCTGGCGTGGTCAGCAAGGAGCAGGCCCAGGCGCAGGAGTCCACCTCCGGCCAGGCAGTCGGGTCCCTTGAATCGGACCGCGCAGCGATCCAGGCGGCGCGCGTCAACCTGGCGTTTACCCGCATCACCTCGCCCATCTCCGGCCTGGTCGGCCTGCGCCAGGTGGATATCGGCAACGTGGTTGCCGCAAACAGCTCCACCGGCCTGGTCGTCATCACCCAGGTCGAGCCGATTTCGGTCATCTTTACGCTTCCCGAGGATCAGCTTCCGCAGGTGTTCGAGCGGATGAAGGGTGGCCGCCACCTGACCGTCGAGGCGTGGGATCGCAACAACGTGACGAAGCTGGCGACCGGGTCGCTGATGACGGTGGACAACCAGATCGACACCACTACCGGTACGGCGAAGCTGAAGGCAGTGTTCGACAACCATGATTTCGCGCTCTTCCCGAATCAGTTTGTGAATATCCGGCTGATCCTGGAAACACGGCAGAACGCCCTCACCATCCCGGCCGCTGCTCTCCAGACCGGCAGCAAGGGCAGCTTTGTTTACGTCGTGGATATGGATCATCCCATCTCGCCCGACCAGACCCAGGCCATGGCCAACCAGAGTGACGCCGCAGGCCGCAGGTCTTCGTCGTCACACTCTTCGGCAGGCTCGCAGACCAATGCCCCCAGCGGTGGTGCCAGCACCAGCGGCGGCAGTGGCAAGGGCGGTCGGAACGGTGGCAACTCGGCCATGCGCCAGACCAGCTATCCCGTGCAGGAGCGGGTGGTCCAAGTTGATTTGACCCAAGGCACCACCGTGGTGATCCGCAACGGTCTACGTGCCGGTGAGCGCGTGGTCACGGACGGCGAGGAAAAGCTGACCAGCACCAGCAAGGTTATCCCGCGGCCGGCGCAGCGCGTGGACAATCAGCAACCCGGAAATACCTCTTCACCCGGCATGGCGGGAGTTGACCCGCGCGCCGCGCAGGGCAGTGGCGCAACCCGCCTGGGATCACAGACGGGCACACCCAACGCCAATGGCGGGTCGACCGACGGCAACGGGCAGGGTGGACAGTCCAACCAGCAGGGAAGCAGCAGCGGGGCGTCGCACCCCTAG
- the pheS gene encoding phenylalanine--tRNA ligase subunit alpha, producing the protein MIDGSTAETTGSGDSLDLEFSKLTEEVRAAAGALTTPEAKEQFRLDWLGRKSGRLKTLSDAWLKSAPPDQKKSIGMRFNQLKAEIEAALDAEVAPARTSASSLDLSLPGIRRAIGVEHPLTRTMREMTAVFAALGYSVGIGPEVETDFYNFEALNFPPNHPARDTQDTLVVADQESKPLRERYLMRTHTSPVQIRSMVANNPPLRLVIPGKVHRNDESDATHSPIFHQVEGLCVDRGITFSDLKGTLDYAMKAFFGSSVKTRFFPSFFPFTEPSADVQISCPFCGQKGCRKCKFSGWIELLGCGMVDPAVFAAVDARRVENGLEPAYDVPGISGFAFGMGVERIAMMKYGVGDIGQFYSGDVRFLSQFV; encoded by the coding sequence ATGATTGACGGATCCACAGCAGAAACTACCGGCAGCGGCGACTCGCTGGACCTGGAGTTTTCGAAGCTCACAGAAGAAGTTCGCGCCGCTGCTGGCGCGCTGACCACGCCCGAGGCCAAGGAGCAGTTTCGGCTGGATTGGCTTGGCCGCAAGTCGGGCCGGCTGAAGACGCTAAGCGACGCCTGGCTCAAGTCCGCACCGCCCGACCAGAAGAAGTCGATCGGCATGCGATTCAACCAACTCAAGGCCGAGATCGAGGCCGCGTTGGACGCTGAAGTCGCGCCGGCCCGAACGAGCGCGTCCTCGCTTGATCTTTCCCTGCCCGGCATTCGCCGCGCCATCGGTGTGGAGCATCCGCTGACGCGCACCATGCGCGAGATGACCGCGGTATTTGCGGCGCTGGGGTACTCGGTCGGCATCGGGCCAGAGGTCGAGACCGACTTCTACAACTTTGAGGCGCTCAACTTCCCGCCGAACCACCCGGCGCGCGACACGCAGGACACGCTGGTCGTCGCGGACCAGGAATCCAAGCCGTTGCGCGAGCGCTACCTGATGCGCACGCACACCTCGCCCGTGCAGATTCGCAGCATGGTGGCAAACAATCCGCCGCTGCGGTTGGTCATCCCGGGCAAGGTGCACCGCAACGACGAGAGCGACGCAACGCACTCGCCCATCTTCCACCAGGTGGAGGGCTTGTGTGTCGATCGCGGCATCACCTTCAGTGATCTGAAGGGCACGCTGGATTACGCGATGAAGGCGTTCTTCGGATCGAGCGTGAAGACGCGCTTCTTCCCTTCCTTCTTCCCGTTCACGGAGCCAAGCGCGGACGTGCAGATTTCGTGCCCGTTCTGCGGACAGAAGGGCTGCCGCAAGTGCAAGTTCAGCGGATGGATCGAGCTGCTGGGCTGCGGCATGGTCGATCCCGCCGTGTTTGCCGCGGTCGATGCGCGACGCGTGGAGAACGGCCTGGAGCCCGCGTATGACGTGCCGGGCATCAGTGGCTTTGCCTTTGGCATGGGCGTGGAACGCATCGCGATGATGAAGTACGGCGTGGGCGACATCGGCCAGTTCTACTCGGGCGATGTGCGGTTCCTCTCCCAGTTTGTGTAA